The nucleotide sequence aaacttcaattcatcgaagaacccgttgaaataatggatcgtgaggttaaaagacttaagcaaaacaagataccaattgttaaggttcgatggaatgctcgtagaggacccgagttcacctgggagcgtgaagatcagataaagaagaaatacccgcatctatttccagaagattcgtcaacaccttcaacagcttaaaatttcgggacgaaatttatttaacgggtaggtactgtagtgacccgaacttttccatgtttatatatattaattgagattgatatttacatgattaaatgtttccaacatgttaagcaatcaaacttgttaagacttgattaattgaaatatgtttcatatagacaattgaccacccaagttgaccggtgattcacgaacgttaaaacttgtaaaaactatatgatgacatatatatagatatatatatagttaacatgatactatgataagtaaacatatcattaagtatattaacaatgaactacatatgtaaaaataagactactaacttaatgatttcgaaacgagacatatatgtaacgattatcgttgtaacgacatttaatgtatatatatatatcatattaagagatattcgtacatcataatatcatgataatataataatttaaaatctcatttgatattataaacattgggttaacaacatttaacaatatcgttaacctaaaggtttcaaaacaacatttacatgtaacgactaacgatgacttaacgactcagttaaaatgtatatacatgtagtgttttaatatgtatttatacacttttgaaagacttcaagacacttatcaaaatacttctacttaacaaaaatacttacaattacatcctcgttcagtttcatcaacaattctactcgtatgcatccgtattcgtactcgtacaatacacagcttttagatgtatgtactattggtatatacactctaattatcagctcttagcagcccatgtgagtcacctaacacatgtgggaatcatcatttggcaactagcatgaaatatctcataaaattacaaaaatatgagtaatcattcatgacttatttacatgaaaacaaaattacatatcctttatatctaatccatacaccaacgaccaaaaacacctacaaacactttcattcttcaattttattcatctaattgatctctctcaagttctatcttcaagttctaagtgttcttcataaattccaaaagttctagtttcataaaatcaagaatactttcaagtttgctagctcacttccaatcttataaggtgatcatccaacctcaagaaatctttgtttcttacagtaggttatcattctaatacaaggtaataatcatattgaaactttggttcaatttctataactataacaatcttatttcaagtgatgatcttacttgaacttgttttcgtgtcatgattctgcttcaagaacttcgagccatccaaggatccattgaagctagatccacttttatcttttccagtaggtttatccaaggaacttaaggtagtaatgatgttcataacatcattcgattcatacatataaagctatcttattcgaaggtttaaacttgtaatcactagaacatagtttagttaattctaaacttgttcgcaaataaaagttaatccttctaacttgacttttaaaatcaactaaacacatgttctatatctatatgatatgctaacttaatgatttaaaacctggaaacacgaaaaacaccgtaaaactggatttacgccgtcgtagtaacaccacgggctgttttgggttagttaattaaaaactatgataaactttgatttaaaagttgttattctgagaaaatgatttttattatgaacatgaaactatatccaaaaattatggttaaactcaaagtggaagtatgttttctaaaatggtcatctagacgtcgttctttcgactgaaatgactacctttacaaaaacgacttgtaacttatttttccgactataaacctatactttttctgtttagattcataaaatagagttcaatatgaaaccatagcaatttgattcactcaaaacggatttaaaatgaagaagttatgggtaaaacaagattggataatttttctcatttttgctacgtgaaaattggtaacaaatctattccaaccataacttaatcaacttgtattgtatattatgtaatcttgagataccatagacacgtatacaatgtttcgacctatcatgtcgacacatctatatatatttcggaacaaccatagacactctatatgtgaatgttggagttagctatacagggttgaggttgattccaaaatatatatagtttgagttgtgatcaatactgagatacgtatacactgggtcgtggattgattcaagataatatttatcgatttatttctgtacatctaactgtggacaactagttgtaggttactaacgaggacagctgacttaataaacttaaaacatcaaaatatattaaaagtgttgtaaatatattttgaacatactttgatatatatgtatatattgttataggttcgtgaatcaaccagtggccaagtcttacttcccgacgaagtaaaaatctgtgaaagtgagttatagtcccacttttaaaatctaatatttttgggatgagaatacatgcaggttttataaatgatttacaaaatagacacaagtacgtgaaactacattctatggttgaattatcaaaatcgaatatgcccctttttattaagtctggtaatctaagaattagggaacagacaccttaattgacgcgaatcctaaagatagatctattgggcctaacaaaccccatccaaagtaccggatgctttagtacttcgaaatttatatcatatccgaagggtgtcccggaatgatggggatattcttatatatgcatcttgttaatgtcggttaccaggtgttcaccatatgaatgacttttatctctatgtatgggatgtgtattgaaatatgaaatcttgtggtctattattatgatttgatatatataggttaaacctataactcaccaacatttttgttgacgttttaagcatgtttattctcaggtgattattaagaatttccgctgtcgcatacttaaataaggacgagatttggagtccatgcttgtatgatattgtgtaaaaactgcattcaagaaacttattatgttgtaacatatttgtattgtaaaccattatgtaatggtcgtgtgtaaacaggatattttagattatcattatttgataatctacgtaaagctttttaaacctttattgatgaaataaaggttatggtttgttttaaaaatgaatgcagtctttgaaaaacgtctcatatagaggtcaaaacctcgcaacgaaatcaattaatatggaacgtttttaatcaataagaacgggacatttcatttaaatCGTTAGATTAATAAGAAGAAAACTCATGTATGTATTGTTCATTGAATAATCGACTGAAATTTATAAATCATGTATGCGAGCATAGATTATGAAGGTTAAGTGGTGGATAAATTGTACAAAAAGATTACGACATTAAATTTTGACATTCAACATTCAATATGACATTTAATTCAGTGAATTATGTCAACACAATGAATGGTAAAACAAAATTATGACATTCAATTAATTAACATTGTATACAACATCAATAATTTCATATAATCAAAAAGTAGAATATCGTGTGATATAGTTTTAATTTGATCGAAGATATTCAAAGAAAAAATGATGGTGGAAGATACCATAATACTCATTACTGGCTTTTTTTGCAATGGATAACAAAGATGATTGTTTATTGTAGAGACCTCTAAATGTTTCATATAAGTTTGATGTTGAATTTTGAATAtgtaaaaatttaaaaattgtaAAAGATGTTCTTATGAATAATGGTAATTAATTAGCTCTTTATTAATTCTATGCAATTAAGAATGGCGTGTAAttttttcatttattaattatatgcaatattattaattttaattaattttttaatgGCATCATCAAAAGGTGGTTACAAGTTTTCTTGTGTATAATTACAATTTAAGAGTGAGGTTGATTTGTTTAAGTTTACATTATCAAGTTTGAGATTTAATATTAAGTATAGACATAAGTTtagaaaattttatataataaatagatTTGTCAGCTTATATGAAAGCTAGATAACCAAAACCTGGTTGCCACCCACTCAGAAACTTAGAGAATTCGTAATCCACCATTAACTCAAATTTATTCGGATTTAGACTAACGGTGTTATCCTTGCACCGTCAAAAATATTGACCTTACCATAGAAACGTTGACTTCATAACATCATATACAATTTTATACGCGTGTTGACTGGTGACATTTCACCAATTTATTAGATAAACGTAATTAAGTACTTGTAatgtacatataaataaataataatgaacAGTAACGTTGAATTTATTATTTATGAAATAATTAAAAGGATTTAACATCATCCTTTGTATATATAAACCCTTCGCACCCTTCCCATTTACTTCACCACTATCATCTTAACTTTCTGTCAATGGCTTTCACCACCATCTTCCCCATTCTAATTCTCCTCGTTTTCACTTCCACCATCAATGCCGCCCCTCCACCGCCCTCTTCCGCCACCACTATCTGCCAAGACACCCCTTACCCGACGTATTGCCAAACATCTCTTCCTATCAACAACTCAACCGCCAATGTCCACGATTATGGCCGCCTCTCCATCCAAAAATCTATCTCGTCTGCCACTAAGTTCGCCAAATTGATCGATAAATACCTTTTTAGCTCCTCTGATCTAACCGCCGGTGCAATTAGTGCACTTAAAGATTGCCAATACTTAGCTAGGCTAAACATTGAGTTCCTATCAACCACTTACCAAACAATCAACACCACACAAAGCACTCTTTCAAATACATTATCCGAATACGCACAAACAATCATGAGCGCCATATTAACCAATACCGATACATGCATTGATGGCATACAATCAAATGCAGCCACATGGAGCTCCAAAAACGACGTTATAACACCTATGAAAAACGATACTAAATTGTATAGTATTTCATTAGCCCTTTTTAACAAAGGATGGGGTAGTAGTAACAGGACCAGCAAACTCAATTCATCACATTTTAACCATGGGTTTAAAATGTCTCGAAAATCGCAAGCGATTTTGGAGAATGTAGGCCGGAGAAAGCTTCTTCAAACGGCTGGAAACCAAGTTGTGGTTAGTAACATTGTTGTGGTAAATAAAGATGGTACCGGGAACTTTACTACTATCAGCGACGCAGTTAATTTTGCACCGAATAACTCGGCTTCTTCAGCTGGTTATTTTGTAATTTATGTGACTTCAGGTGTTTATGAAGAGTATGTTAATATTCCTTCTAAAAAGAAGTATTTGATGATGATTGGAGATGGTATTAATAAAACAATAATTACTGGAAATAATAGCGTTGCTGATGGATCTACCACGTTCAATTCTGCAACATTCAGTAAGTAGTTTATTAATTAGATTTTACTAATTTTCATTTAATCCATTAATTAGGTAAATAACTTTAAAAGTGTAATCAACTTGACATTTATATTTTACTCCAAATTACACCTATATGTTGCTAACAGGCTAACACGTAAGATAGATTGCAAGCTGttaggtagttttttttttttttttttttttttttttaaccgttTAATCTGAAAATCAAACTGAATGAAAACAAAATTACCAAATTGAATTAATTTTTGATTCAGTTTTTAAATTTCAATTCGGTTTTTGGTTCCATTTTTGGTTTTACTTTTTTGAATTATGTTAAACCAGATTTAAAACCTCATTCaactaataatatatttatttattaatatgtatacCATAATCTGAAAATTCATTTTTTATTCTCATTTTGCTAAAATTATGATTTTTTTGATTTTTTGTTTTTAGCGAAACATAACCTAATTTGAATTTGATTTTCGGGTATGATTTCAGTTCGGTTTCGAatcttttgaattcggttttcagttCAGTTTACAATTTCGGTATAAAATTATTCAACATTGAATACACCGAACCGATGAACCCCTACAGTTAGGTTTCATTGGTgggttaattaatattattattaatattaattaatattaattaatattaattaatattattattaatactaatactatataCTGATTGACAAAGTGTCCAAATAGTAAGTGAATAGTACCATTATTATGCTTTAACTACTTGTACGTTTCGCATAAACAGTTGTACCCACAAGGGATACTGCTATGCTACAGTATTTTTTTTTTCCCATCCCCCTTACTTCCCTACAACTTTTCCTAAAGGCGCGCACAACAACGCTCTCTCGATTTTTTTTACCTTATTTTTCCCACAAAAAATGTCACCCATATTACTTTTTTTTTTACTCTTAAACATTCTAAGCTGTGTCATATCATGTTACTATCACATTGGCTAACATTCGACCTTCTCGTTTTATCTAAATAAAAAGCTAAAGGGTGCAAAATGTATAAAACTAAACTTATCAATTTTTATACTGACATTTTAAATATTTGCAGTTGTGGTAGCTAGTAACTTTGTGGCAGTCAACATAACAATCCGAAACACAGCAGGAGCCATAAAACAACAAGCAGTAGCCCTCCGAAACGGGGCCGATTTATCGACATTCTACAGCTGCAGTTTCGAAGCATACCAAGACACATTATACGCACACTCACTCCGCCAATTCTACCGCGAATGTGATATTTACGGTACAGTAGATTTCATATTCGGTAACGCAGCCGCCGTGTTCCAAAACTGCAACCTATATCCTAGATTACCTTTATCTGGCCAGTTCAACGCTATTACAGCACAAGGTCGTACTGACCCGGGTCAAAACACAGGGACTTCGATACAGACATGTAATATTCGGGCAGCTGATGACTTGGCGGGCAGTAACAGGACGGTAAACACGTATTTGGGGCGGCCGTGGAAGCAGTATAGTCGTGTAGTTTATATGGAATCGTTTATGGATTCGTTGATTAACCCTGCAGGGTGGTCGATTTGGTCGGGTGATTTTGCGTTGAATACTTCTTATTATGCAGAGTTTAATAACACGGGGCCGGGGTCGGATACTAGTCAGAGAGTTACTTGGCCTGCGTTTCATGTTATTAATGCAACTGATGCGGTTAACTTTACCGTGTCGAATTTTATTTCGGGCGATGCGTTTTTGCCTCAGACCGGAGTGCCGTATGATAGTGGGTTATGATTATATGGTTGGTGATTAATGTACTAATCATGTATAGAATTGGTAATTTAAAAGCAATATATTTTGTTACAATACTACCCTATTGTTTTTAAGGATTATAATAAGGAATACTATTTTTCATATCGTTGTGTCAATATTCTTCCGTTCCAAAATAAATGTCCACTAAAAACAAGAGTCTAGAATATATTACAAGACACGTAAGTATGTAACGGAGACTGATTATTCAGCATGATAGGTCTTGACTAGACGGGTAAAAGATCGCGTGTGCGAGGAGAGAAAACTAGAACCTTTTGATGAAATCGTAGATATGGTCACTAACTTCTTGAGGCTTTTCTTGGTTAATAAAATGAGCAACGCCCTCCATTATCACAAGTTCTTGCAAGAAAGGAACATATTTATTGAATCCGCCTTTGTGTATATAGTCCTTCACTCCAGGGGTATTGTAGGTCAGGTCGAGGTCTCCTACAATAAACTTAACTGGCACCTTTATTTGTGCACCCGTCCATGGGGCAGTTAGTTCCCAGTTTCTGCAATTTTTGCACACCAAAAAAATCAATTAGGTTAAATGTATGGTAAATCAGggaaacgggtcaggttgggtcggtttgggtaacgggtcaaaacaagtttgggttaaaatgggtcatgggtcaaacaggcaatgggtcaaatgggtaaaacGGATCATATACTTTTACATTTGATTTTTTACATCTgttatattattttagttattattatttattatttatatttattttatatataagaaGATATTAATTAATATGCATAATAAATTATATAACCATGAGTGCTTTCATAAATGTAGACCGATGAAACATGTTATGGTTGACCCATTTGACCTATTCACAAGACCCATTAGACCTGTCTCTATTTATTGAGCTTTAGAATTTGATACCCATTAGACCCGTTTCTTTATAATTTGTATAGGACCCAATAGGTCTGAGAGAAACCCATTGGAACTTTTTTTAAATTTTGGTTTGCATGTCGGGCCTGATTTTTCTCAAGACCCAATTAACCCGAAAGCTTGACCCAAGATCCAAATTTGAGAGTATGGGTCTGAATTGCCAGGCATAATGCTAATGTATGGTGAATCAAGAGCTCTTGTTCTTTACATTGAGTTGTAGTCCAGAAGTTGCAAAAGGGCAGGTCAGGTCATGGTTCAAAACAGGAGACTTATTATGTTGAAATGGGTCATTTTTTGTATGGTCAGGCAGCACAGGGTGGTTGGCTTGAATTGCTAACATTTTTTTTTTTCTCAAGTTTATATTTTGTTATTGAATTTGGCAACAAAAACAATCTTTTTACAACAATTTGAATCTTTGAATATCACAATTTACGAGACGGTCTGCATTAAAGATGAGATTTGGACAATTTTCAACCTGTTTGAACCATTTGGATTTGAACGAATAGATACTCAACCCATATTGTCAAAATTGCCACTTATAAGTGCTACTATCAACCACAAAATTCATGAACATAAAAAGACTTAAAAACGGAACTTACAAGTCTAAAGCTCGATAGTAATTCAATCCACCTGTGAATCCTGTGCGTCTGAATTTGTCGGCATAATAATTTACATCGTTTTCTGTTAACCAAGATGGAAGTGTGATCTGAGTATCAGGGTTACCCCCAAATCCAACTTCTTTAGGCACACAAAGCAGGCCAGGTTTACGAGTCGTGAGAAACTTTTTAATAATGAGTGCAGTATCCACACGAGCAAACTCGGCTTCTACTTCTCCAGGTGGCTACGTAAACGGTTAAAAATTAAGTTAACCTAGTGAAAGACACTTCAAAATAACAATGTATACAGTAATTAAACAAATAAGAAGACAATTTAATGCTAGAGATGCACAAAGAGATATGATGGAAAAAATTAAAAGTAACAAACCATATAATGACAACAAAGAGGTGACAAGAAACAGATATCAGGGAAGTTCAATAATTTGAGATCACAATCATCATAATAAATGCAATTACAAATCAATATACCTTTTTTATCTATCAAGACATATTTGAAAAAATACAGAAAAAGCAATGTCTTTTTTTACAATTAAAAAGATTTGCCCAAATTACATTTATTCCAAACTGAGTATTCTTTCCTAAAACTCTCACTACATATGTAATAAGATCACAAAATTCAGCATCCCTTTTTTAAAATGGCATAATTTATTAAGAGCACAACCCGAAAACAAGGAGGGGAAACAACACAAAAATAGAATTCAGTAATAAATGAAGGAGTAGTAACATCTCACAACTGTATTTGATTTCAAATTATTAACCATATATACAACAAATTAAGTAAAAAAAATTGTTACTGGGAAACAAACAAAAAGATACCATGCACATATCCAGCATCTATTTAAGATCCTTGACATATTTTTTTCCCAACTGACGATACTAAATTTTGAGATATACTATTTATAGGAAATACTTTCGCAACAATCCATGATTTCACGTTATGCCGTTAACTGTTACTTGCTCAGCAACTCCAAaaatgttttatgtacaaaaaaaACAGGTTTAGTATTTTATTACCTGAAATCTGGTTATAAGAACAACACCTTCTACGCGATTTTTGTAAATATTCAGTTACATCTAGAATCAAACACAACATGATTCCTAATCCTAAGGGGCTAACCACAAGTGTCAAATATAGATGATTGATGCAACTTTTTAAGCATAACCAtaagcaaggttgaaaaagacgtgagaGACGTGAGACGCGTCGAGATCTTAAAACGTCGAGACGGGGGTTGAGACGGTCATTGACTGACGTTGACTTATAGAtttatttaaatgtatatacacaTTTTTGTTGTGTATATAATACAAAAATGATTGTCTACACTAATCTAgggttcgaggaatgattgtctacactccacctccccATACCCTACactcgtgggattgggtattgttgtataTACACATTTTAAAGTCAAAAAAAACCTTCGTTCACCAATTTGTACCTATAAtcgctattatcattaatataatacaaaaaaaaaGTAACACTAAACTCCGTCAATTTTGATCGATTTGACCGATTTTTGACCAATTTTAACCGAATTTTTGACTTTTGACGGGCGTTGACGTGAACTTTTTTGACCCGACTTTTGTCCATTGACCGACTTATTAAAAGACGGGACGAGGTcgagacgggctagtcaccaaaacgTCGTAACGGGCGTCGTAAGGGTTTCGCGTTTACAAAACTGACCACAAGTGTCAAGCATCTGAAAATGTATcaaaattaaattttatttattactactactatatgcatatgtatatatacttccatttttttttttctcttgttTATAAAAAATATCAGTAGTTGAGATCATAAGCATTATATGAAAACTTTACATTTTTAGAAGAATTTAAGTAAAATTAGAAACGGTATCATAACTACATACAGATTTGAGATTGCTACTAAATAAGAATTTACCTGAAACCTGCAAATATAATAATCACTACCAAACATCTCACGCATAGATTCAATTGGTTTTCTAACAGGATTTCTAGGGCTAAACACAACACTCATATTAACCAGTGCTGTAACCCTATCAGGCCTCAATAAACAAAGCCACCAAGCGATTATAGCTCCCCAATCATGTCCAACAACAAACACTTTATCTAACCCTAACTCATCAATTAAACCAATTAAATCACCAACTATGTGAAACACGGTGTATTCAGATGGTGAAACAGGTGCGTCTGTGTCACCGTAACCGCGAAGATCGGGTGCGATTGTACGGTAACCTAATGAGGAGAGATGGAGCATCTGGTGACGCCACGTGTACCAGAGTTCAGGGAAACCGTGGATGAAGAGGATTGGACGAGATGTGGTGGTTGGAGTGATGTGTGCGTAATGGAGGTTTATTCCGTTAACTTTAATGGTACTGTGTTGTATGGTTTCCATGGTGTTAGTTAGGTTTTTTAACGGCGGTGTTTGTTAGGTTTTGATGACGATGATGAACATATAGGTGGTTACTGGAGACTTGTGTATCTCAACATCAGTAGTTGACTGAAATAGTTGCACTTTCAATTCTTCCCCACAGCCTATTACTGATAGGAACTTTGCATTGATtagtttttttatttctttttttaaagaaaaaaaaagcgAAAACTAATACTACTACATATTACTAAGGCCTTTCATCAACCAACCGATATGAAAGAACCTAACAGAATACAAGAAAAATCCGCTAGCCTCACAACAGATATC is from Rutidosis leptorrhynchoides isolate AG116_Rl617_1_P2 chromosome 10, CSIRO_AGI_Rlap_v1, whole genome shotgun sequence and encodes:
- the LOC139872801 gene encoding probable pectinesterase/pectinesterase inhibitor 41, translated to MAFTTIFPILILLVFTSTINAAPPPPSSATTICQDTPYPTYCQTSLPINNSTANVHDYGRLSIQKSISSATKFAKLIDKYLFSSSDLTAGAISALKDCQYLARLNIEFLSTTYQTINTTQSTLSNTLSEYAQTIMSAILTNTDTCIDGIQSNAATWSSKNDVITPMKNDTKLYSISLALFNKGWGSSNRTSKLNSSHFNHGFKMSRKSQAILENVGRRKLLQTAGNQVVVSNIVVVNKDGTGNFTTISDAVNFAPNNSASSAGYFVIYVTSGVYEEYVNIPSKKKYLMMIGDGINKTIITGNNSVADGSTTFNSATFIVVASNFVAVNITIRNTAGAIKQQAVALRNGADLSTFYSCSFEAYQDTLYAHSLRQFYRECDIYGTVDFIFGNAAAVFQNCNLYPRLPLSGQFNAITAQGRTDPGQNTGTSIQTCNIRAADDLAGSNRTVNTYLGRPWKQYSRVVYMESFMDSLINPAGWSIWSGDFALNTSYYAEFNNTGPGSDTSQRVTWPAFHVINATDAVNFTVSNFISGDAFLPQTGVPYDSGL
- the LOC139872802 gene encoding epoxide hydrolase 3-like, whose product is METIQHSTIKVNGINLHYAHITPTTTSRPILFIHGFPELWYTWRHQMLHLSSLGYRTIAPDLRGYGDTDAPVSPSEYTVFHIVGDLIGLIDELGLDKVFVVGHDWGAIIAWWLCLLRPDRVTALVNMSVVFSPRNPVRKPIESMREMFGSDYYICRFQPPGEVEAEFARVDTALIIKKFLTTRKPGLLCVPKEVGFGGNPDTQITLPSWLTENDVNYYADKFRRTGFTGGLNYYRALDLNWELTAPWTGAQIKVPVKFIVGDLDLTYNTPGVKDYIHKGGFNKYVPFLQELVIMEGVAHFINQEKPQEVSDHIYDFIKRF